Proteins co-encoded in one Callospermophilus lateralis isolate mCalLat2 chromosome 2, mCalLat2.hap1, whole genome shotgun sequence genomic window:
- the Adamts13 gene encoding A disintegrin and metalloproteinase with thrombospondin motifs 13 isoform X13: MSQLHPWVRCQLLSMAGVRGVLAGAFFVLGCLTLSDFQQEGDILVGAGRLYVQPVKRHHWELVSHWSSAQPHLIHRPAVPESVQAPQHLLSRSFTLGLPSTPGRPSPRLQRRRRAAGGTLHLELLVAVGPDVHQAHQEDTERYVLTNLNIGSELLRDPSLGAQFHVHLVKLIILTETKDAPNITANITLSLLNVCEWSQTINPVDATDPGHADLVLYITRFDLELPDGNRQVRGVTQLGGICSPSWSCLITEDTGFDLGVTIAHEIGHSFGLDHDGAPGSECEPSGHVMASDGVVPVHGGLEWSTCSRRQLQHLLSSLGRVPCAWDPPQSPSGSKDHLPDVQPGLYYGADEQCRVAFGPGAFACTFTREGLDMCQALSCHTDPRDQGSCSRRLIPLLDGTECGTEKWCSKGHCRSLAELTPVAAVHGQWSSWGPRSPCSRSCGGGVVTRRRRCSNPRPAFGGRACVGADLQAEMCNTQVAAGSCDQSLSSASSDQACEKTQLEFMSEQCAQTDGQPLHLSPGIPSFYHWGAAAQYSQGDALCRHMCRAIGKSFIVRRGDRFLDGTRCVPSGPRENGALSLCVSGSCRTFGCDGRMDSRLVWDACHVCGGDNSTCSPQKGSFTAGRAQEYATFLTVTPNMTNVHIVNHRPLFTHLAMRIRGRYIMAGNGSISPSTTYPSLLEDSRVEYRVTVTEDQLPYLEEIRIWGPAQEDMEIQVYRRHSEEHGQLTRPNITFTYFQPRQQAAWAWAPVRGPCSVSCGAGLRWVSYGCLDQAQGQWVETAQCQESPQPPSWPESCNPAPCPPYWLAGDFGPCSASCGGGLRERLVRCVEAQGGLLRTLSPAQCRVVAQQPAVVETCNSQPCPARWKVSDTGPCTVACGTSVAFWNITPVQGSDGLKAPATTGPCCTDERSPALKPCTRMACPPGWSQPDTTSLGEEAPLPLGSARLEAQAAHTWTPLTGPCSVSCGRGLMELRFLCMDSALGTPVQEELCGVAGKPGSRQEVCRAGPCPARWEARALAPCPVTCGGGQVPLAVRCIRLDHGRPVPLPHSKCWPVPRPGPFEDCSPEPCPARWKVTSLGPCSASCGLGTAVRTVACMQLEGGQDTEVDEVSCAALVRPQASVPCLLTDCTYLWHVGTWTECSVSCGDGIQRRHATCHGAQAPVPASFCQHSPKPATVRSCQAGPCEGRGTLRSVPHKEATDPSQTTAAVAGASLEWPQESLVESSACGRQHLEPTGTIDMRSPGQADCVVAIGRPLGEVVILQVLESTLNCSAGEKLLLWGRFMWKKLCGKLSGLTFSSRTNILVAKLHLVWPGSGVLLGYRSQPASGTFYRG; the protein is encoded by the exons ATGAGCCAGCTTCACCCCTGGGTGAGATGTCAGCTTCTGTCCATGGCTGGCGTCAGGGGAGTCCTTGCTGGTGCCTTCTTTGTCCTGGGCTGCTTGACACTCTCCGATTTCCAGCAG GAAGGTGACATCTTGGTGGGTGCGGGCAGACTGTATGTTCAACCAGTGAAGAGGCATCACTGGGAGCTGGTGTCTCACTGGAGCAGTGCCCAGCCGCACCTGATCCACAGGCCCGCAGTCCCAGAGTCTGTACAAG CTCCCCAGCACCTGCTTTCCAGAAGCTTTACCCTCGGCCTTCCGTCCACTCCAGGCCGTCCTTCCCCTCGCCTCCAGAGAAGGAGACGGGCTGCAGGGGGCACCCTGCACCTGGAGCTGCTGGTGGCTGTGGGCCCCGACGTCCACCAGGCTCACCAGGAGGATACAGAACGCTACGTACTCACCAACCTCAACATT GGGTCAGAACTGCTGAGGGACCCGTCCCTGGGGGCTCAGTTCCATGTGCACCTGGTGAAGCTGATCATTCTCACAGAGACCAAG GATGCTCCCAACATCACAGCCAACATCACCTTGTCCCTGTTGAACGTTTGTGAGTGGAGCCAGACCATCAACCCTGTGGATGCCACAGACCCTGGGCATGCCGACCTGGTCCTCTACATCACCAG GTTCGACTTGGAGTTGCCTGATGGCAACCGACAAGTTCGGGGTGTCACCCAGCTGGGGGGTATCTGTTCCCCCTCCTGGAGCTGCCTCATCACAGAGGACACTGGCTTCGATCTGGGGGTCACCATTGCCCATGAGATTGGGCACAG CTTTGGCCTTGACCATGATGGTGCACCAGGCAGTGAATGTGAGCCCAGTGGCCATGTGATGGCATCTGATGGTGTGGTGCCAGTGCATGGGGGCCTGGAGTGGTCCACGTGCAGCCGCCGGCAGCTGCAGCACCTGCTTAG CAGCTTGGGACGGGTGCCCTGCGCGTGGGACCCACCACAGTCACCATCTGGATCCAAGGACCACCTGCCGGATGTACAGCCAGGCCTCTACTATGGCGCAGATGAGCAGTGCCGGGTGGCCTTTGGCCCAGGGGCTTTTGCCTGCACCTTTACCAGGGAGGGCCTG GATATGTGCCAGGCTCTCTCCTGCCACACAGACCCTCGGGACCAAGGTAGCTGCAGCCGCCGCCTCATTCCCCTGCTCGATGGGACAGAATGTGGTACCGAGAAG TGGTGTTCCAAGGGTCACTGCCGCTCTTTGGCAGAGCTGACCCCCGTGGCAGCAGTGCATGGACAGTGGTCCAGCTGGGGTCCCCGCAGCCCTTGCTCCCGCTCCTGTGGAGGAGGTGTGGTCACCAGGAGGCGGCGCTGCAGTAACCCCAG ACCTGCCTTTGGAGGGCGTGCGTGTGTCGGGGCTGACCTCCAGGCCGAGATGTGCAACACCCAG GTGGCTGCTGGCTCCTGTGACCAGAGCCTATCCTCTGCCTCCTCTGACCAGGCCTGCGAGAAGACTCAGCTGGAGTTCATGTCGGAGCAGTGTGCCCAGACTGATGGCCAGCCACTGCACCTCTCCCCAGGCATCCCCTCCTTCTATCACTGGGGTGCCGCAGCACAGTACAGTCAAG GGGATGCTCTGTGCAGACACATGTGCCGGGCCATTGGCAAGAGCTTCATTGTGAGGCGTGGAGACCGTTTCCTGGATGGGACTCGTTGTGTGCCGAGCGGCCCTCGGGAGAACGGGGCCCTGAGCCTGTGTGTGTCTGGCAGCTGCAGG ACATTTGGCTGCGATGGCAGGATGGACTCCCGGCTGGTGTGGGATGCATGCCATGTGTGTGGAGGGGACAATAGCACGTGCAGCCCACAAAAGGGCTCCTTCACGGCTGGTAGAGCCCAAG AGTATGCCACCTTCCTGACGGTCACACCCAacatgaccaacgtgcacatagtCAACCACAGGCCACTCTTCACGCACCTGG CCATGAGGATCCGAGGGCGCTACATCATGGCTGGGAATGGCAGCATCTCCCCCAGCACCACCTACCCCTCCCTACTGGAGGACAGCCGTGTGGAGTACAGAGTAACCGTCACAGAGGACCAGCTGCCCTACCTGGAGGAAATCCGCATCTGGGGACCAGCCCAGGAAGACATGGAGATTCAG GTGTATCGGCGGCACAGCGAGGAGCACGGCCAGCTCACCCGCCCCAACATCACTTTCACCTACTTCCAGCCTAGGCAGCAGGCAGCCTGGGCGTGGGCCCCCGTGCGCGGGCCCTGCTCGGTGAGCTGTGGGGCAG GACTGCGCTGGGTGTCCTATGGCTGCCTGGACCAGGCCCAGGGGCAGTGGGTGGAGACTGCCCAGTGCCAAGAAAGCCCCCAGCCTCCCTCATGGCCAGAGTCCTGCAACCCTGCACCGTGCCCCCCATA CTGGCTGGCTGGAGACTTCGGCCCATGCAGTGCCTCCTGTGGGGGAGGCCTCCGTGAGCGGCTGGTGCGCTGTGTGGAGGCACAGGGGGGCCTCCTGAGGACGTTGTCCCCAGCTCAGTGCAGAGTGGTGGCCCAGCAGCCAGCAGTGGTGGAAACCTGCAACTCCCAGCCCTGCCCAGCCAG GTGGAAGGTATCAGACACTGGCCCCTGCACAGTGGCCTGTGGAACAAGTGTGGCCTTCTGGAATATAACACCTGTGCAGGGGTCAGATGGCCTGAAGGCACCAGCAACTACAGGGCCCTGCTGCACGGATGAGAGGTCACCTGCTCTCAAGCCCTGTACCAGGATGGCATGTCCTCCAGGCTGGAGTCAG CCGGACACCACGTCTCTTGGGGAAGAGGCCCCCTTGCCACTGGGCAGTGCCAGGCTGGAGGCTCAGGCCGCACACACATGGACTCCTCTGACAGGGCCATGCTCTGTCTCCTGTGGGCGAG GCCTGATGGAGCTGCGTTTCCTGTGCATGGACTCTGCCCTGGGGACACCTGTCCAggaagagctgtgtggtgtggcTGGCAAGCCTGGGAGCCGGCAGGAAGTCTGTCGGGCTGGCCCGTGCCCCGCTCG GTGGGAGGCCCGAGCCTTGGCACCGTGCCCAGTGACCTGTGGAGGGGGTCAGGTGCCCCTGGCTGTGCGCTGCATAAGGTTGGACCACGGCCGCCCTGTCCCTTTGCCCCACTCCAAGTGCTGGCCAGTGCCCCGACCTGGCCCCTTTGAGGACTGCAGCCCAGAACCCTGTCCAGCCAG GTGGAAGGTCACATCCCTTGGTCCATGCTCAGCCAGTTGTGGCCTTGGCACTGCTGTCCGCACAGTGGCCTGCATGCAACTTGAAGGAGGCCAGGACACTGAGGTGGATGAGGTGTCCTGTGCAGCTCTGGTGCGGCCACAAGCCAGTGTCCCCTGCCTCCTCACTGACTGTACCTACCTGTGGCACGTTGGCACCTGGACAGAG TGCTCTGTCTCCTGTGGGGATGGCATCCAGCGCCGGCATGCCACCTGCCATGGAGCCCAGGCACCTGTGCCAGCCAGCTTCTGCCAGCACTCGCCCAAGCCAGCAACAGTGCGCAGCTGCCAAGCTGGGCCCTGTGAGGGGCGGGGGACCCTCCGCTCAGTGCCCCACAAAGAAGCCACTGACCCCAGCCAGACCACAGCTGCTGTTGCTGGTGCTTCTCTGGAGTGGCCCCAGGAAAGCCTGGTGGAGTCCA GTGCCTGTGGCAGGCAGCACCTGGAGCCCACAGGAACCATTGACATGCGAAGCCCAGGGCAGGCGGACTGTGTGGTGGCCATCGGGCGGCCCCTGGGTGAGGTGGTAATACTCCAAGTCCTTGAGAGCACCCTCAACTGCAGTGCAG GAGAGAAGTTGCTGCTTTGGGGCCGGTTCATGTGGAAGAAGTTGTGTGGGAAGCTGTCTGGCCTGACTTTCAGCTCCAGGACCAACATTCTGGTGGCTAAGCTGCACCTTGTGTGGCCCGGAAGTGGAGTGCTGCTGGGGTACAGGAGCCAGCCTGCCTCTGGAACTTTCTACAGAG GGTGA
- the Adamts13 gene encoding A disintegrin and metalloproteinase with thrombospondin motifs 13 isoform X14: MSQLHPWVRCQLLSMAGVRGVLAGAFFVLGCLTLSDFQQEGDILVGAGRLYVQPVKRHHWELVSHWSSAQPHLIHRPAVPESVQAPQHLLSRSFTLGLPSTPGRPSPRLQRRRRAAGGTLHLELLVAVGPDVHQAHQEDTERYVLTNLNIGSELLRDPSLGAQFHVHLVKLIILTETKDAPNITANITLSLLNVCEWSQTINPVDATDPGHADLVLYITRFDLELPDGNRQVRGVTQLGGICSPSWSCLITEDTGFDLGVTIAHEIGHSFGLDHDGAPGSECEPSGHVMASDGVVPVHGGLEWSTCSRRQLQHLLSSLGRVPCAWDPPQSPSGSKDHLPDVQPGLYYGADEQCRVAFGPGAFACTFTREGLDMCQALSCHTDPRDQGSCSRRLIPLLDGTECGTEKWCSKGHCRSLAELTPVAAVHGQWSSWGPRSPCSRSCGGGVVTRRRRCSNPRPAFGGRACVGADLQAEMCNTQVAAGSCDQSLSSASSDQACEKTQLEFMSEQCAQTDGQPLHLSPGIPSFYHWGAAAQYSQGDALCRHMCRAIGKSFIVRRGDRFLDGTRCVPSGPRENGALSLCVSGSCRTFGCDGRMDSRLVWDACHVCGGDNSTCSPQKGSFTAGRAQEYATFLTVTPNMTNVHIVNHRPLFTHLAMRIRGRYIMAGNGSISPSTTYPSLLEDSRVEYRVTVTEDQLPYLEEIRIWGPAQEDMEIQVYRRHSEEHGQLTRPNITFTYFQPRQQAAWAWAPVRGPCSVSCGAGLRWVSYGCLDQAQGQWVETAQCQESPQPPSWPESCNPAPCPPYWLAGDFGPCSASCGGGLRERLVRCVEAQGGLLRTLSPAQCRVVAQQPAVVETCNSQPCPARWKVSDTGPCTVACGTSVAFWNITPVQGSDGLKAPATTGPCCTDERSPALKPCTRMACPPGWSQPDTTSLGEEAPLPLGSARLEAQAAHTWTPLTGPCSVSCGRGLMELRFLCMDSALGTPVQEELCGVAGKPGSRQEVCRAGPCPARWEARALAPCPVTCGGGQVPLAVRCIRLDHGRPVPLPHSKCWPVPRPGPFEDCSPEPCPARCLWQAAPGAHRNH, from the exons ATGAGCCAGCTTCACCCCTGGGTGAGATGTCAGCTTCTGTCCATGGCTGGCGTCAGGGGAGTCCTTGCTGGTGCCTTCTTTGTCCTGGGCTGCTTGACACTCTCCGATTTCCAGCAG GAAGGTGACATCTTGGTGGGTGCGGGCAGACTGTATGTTCAACCAGTGAAGAGGCATCACTGGGAGCTGGTGTCTCACTGGAGCAGTGCCCAGCCGCACCTGATCCACAGGCCCGCAGTCCCAGAGTCTGTACAAG CTCCCCAGCACCTGCTTTCCAGAAGCTTTACCCTCGGCCTTCCGTCCACTCCAGGCCGTCCTTCCCCTCGCCTCCAGAGAAGGAGACGGGCTGCAGGGGGCACCCTGCACCTGGAGCTGCTGGTGGCTGTGGGCCCCGACGTCCACCAGGCTCACCAGGAGGATACAGAACGCTACGTACTCACCAACCTCAACATT GGGTCAGAACTGCTGAGGGACCCGTCCCTGGGGGCTCAGTTCCATGTGCACCTGGTGAAGCTGATCATTCTCACAGAGACCAAG GATGCTCCCAACATCACAGCCAACATCACCTTGTCCCTGTTGAACGTTTGTGAGTGGAGCCAGACCATCAACCCTGTGGATGCCACAGACCCTGGGCATGCCGACCTGGTCCTCTACATCACCAG GTTCGACTTGGAGTTGCCTGATGGCAACCGACAAGTTCGGGGTGTCACCCAGCTGGGGGGTATCTGTTCCCCCTCCTGGAGCTGCCTCATCACAGAGGACACTGGCTTCGATCTGGGGGTCACCATTGCCCATGAGATTGGGCACAG CTTTGGCCTTGACCATGATGGTGCACCAGGCAGTGAATGTGAGCCCAGTGGCCATGTGATGGCATCTGATGGTGTGGTGCCAGTGCATGGGGGCCTGGAGTGGTCCACGTGCAGCCGCCGGCAGCTGCAGCACCTGCTTAG CAGCTTGGGACGGGTGCCCTGCGCGTGGGACCCACCACAGTCACCATCTGGATCCAAGGACCACCTGCCGGATGTACAGCCAGGCCTCTACTATGGCGCAGATGAGCAGTGCCGGGTGGCCTTTGGCCCAGGGGCTTTTGCCTGCACCTTTACCAGGGAGGGCCTG GATATGTGCCAGGCTCTCTCCTGCCACACAGACCCTCGGGACCAAGGTAGCTGCAGCCGCCGCCTCATTCCCCTGCTCGATGGGACAGAATGTGGTACCGAGAAG TGGTGTTCCAAGGGTCACTGCCGCTCTTTGGCAGAGCTGACCCCCGTGGCAGCAGTGCATGGACAGTGGTCCAGCTGGGGTCCCCGCAGCCCTTGCTCCCGCTCCTGTGGAGGAGGTGTGGTCACCAGGAGGCGGCGCTGCAGTAACCCCAG ACCTGCCTTTGGAGGGCGTGCGTGTGTCGGGGCTGACCTCCAGGCCGAGATGTGCAACACCCAG GTGGCTGCTGGCTCCTGTGACCAGAGCCTATCCTCTGCCTCCTCTGACCAGGCCTGCGAGAAGACTCAGCTGGAGTTCATGTCGGAGCAGTGTGCCCAGACTGATGGCCAGCCACTGCACCTCTCCCCAGGCATCCCCTCCTTCTATCACTGGGGTGCCGCAGCACAGTACAGTCAAG GGGATGCTCTGTGCAGACACATGTGCCGGGCCATTGGCAAGAGCTTCATTGTGAGGCGTGGAGACCGTTTCCTGGATGGGACTCGTTGTGTGCCGAGCGGCCCTCGGGAGAACGGGGCCCTGAGCCTGTGTGTGTCTGGCAGCTGCAGG ACATTTGGCTGCGATGGCAGGATGGACTCCCGGCTGGTGTGGGATGCATGCCATGTGTGTGGAGGGGACAATAGCACGTGCAGCCCACAAAAGGGCTCCTTCACGGCTGGTAGAGCCCAAG AGTATGCCACCTTCCTGACGGTCACACCCAacatgaccaacgtgcacatagtCAACCACAGGCCACTCTTCACGCACCTGG CCATGAGGATCCGAGGGCGCTACATCATGGCTGGGAATGGCAGCATCTCCCCCAGCACCACCTACCCCTCCCTACTGGAGGACAGCCGTGTGGAGTACAGAGTAACCGTCACAGAGGACCAGCTGCCCTACCTGGAGGAAATCCGCATCTGGGGACCAGCCCAGGAAGACATGGAGATTCAG GTGTATCGGCGGCACAGCGAGGAGCACGGCCAGCTCACCCGCCCCAACATCACTTTCACCTACTTCCAGCCTAGGCAGCAGGCAGCCTGGGCGTGGGCCCCCGTGCGCGGGCCCTGCTCGGTGAGCTGTGGGGCAG GACTGCGCTGGGTGTCCTATGGCTGCCTGGACCAGGCCCAGGGGCAGTGGGTGGAGACTGCCCAGTGCCAAGAAAGCCCCCAGCCTCCCTCATGGCCAGAGTCCTGCAACCCTGCACCGTGCCCCCCATA CTGGCTGGCTGGAGACTTCGGCCCATGCAGTGCCTCCTGTGGGGGAGGCCTCCGTGAGCGGCTGGTGCGCTGTGTGGAGGCACAGGGGGGCCTCCTGAGGACGTTGTCCCCAGCTCAGTGCAGAGTGGTGGCCCAGCAGCCAGCAGTGGTGGAAACCTGCAACTCCCAGCCCTGCCCAGCCAG GTGGAAGGTATCAGACACTGGCCCCTGCACAGTGGCCTGTGGAACAAGTGTGGCCTTCTGGAATATAACACCTGTGCAGGGGTCAGATGGCCTGAAGGCACCAGCAACTACAGGGCCCTGCTGCACGGATGAGAGGTCACCTGCTCTCAAGCCCTGTACCAGGATGGCATGTCCTCCAGGCTGGAGTCAG CCGGACACCACGTCTCTTGGGGAAGAGGCCCCCTTGCCACTGGGCAGTGCCAGGCTGGAGGCTCAGGCCGCACACACATGGACTCCTCTGACAGGGCCATGCTCTGTCTCCTGTGGGCGAG GCCTGATGGAGCTGCGTTTCCTGTGCATGGACTCTGCCCTGGGGACACCTGTCCAggaagagctgtgtggtgtggcTGGCAAGCCTGGGAGCCGGCAGGAAGTCTGTCGGGCTGGCCCGTGCCCCGCTCG GTGGGAGGCCCGAGCCTTGGCACCGTGCCCAGTGACCTGTGGAGGGGGTCAGGTGCCCCTGGCTGTGCGCTGCATAAGGTTGGACCACGGCCGCCCTGTCCCTTTGCCCCACTCCAAGTGCTGGCCAGTGCCCCGACCTGGCCCCTTTGAGGACTGCAGCCCAGAACCCTGTCCAGCCAG GTGCCTGTGGCAGGCAGCACCTGGAGCCCACAGGAACCATTGA